gatccttgtttCGTGGACATAGgcataaattcttggtgttcattttctactttaccttgtgcattctctatcttgtagtaccgacattcctaacatTACAATAGTTGGTAGAGACACGATGTTGTACTTTTAGAAATGTTTATACAAATTTTGAATGTATTTATGTTAATTGTAAAATTGATTAATTTCAATGCATGAACTCagagttttcttcctctctaccCTTTTCAATTCCTTTGATGAGAAGCAATATGTACATTGAGGACTGAGTTTCAATATTAAAACATAAGGTTAAAGTGATTAGTTGTTGCGTTTAGCTTATAACTAAGCATAATGTTAAAGTATTGACCAAGTTGAAACAAGAGCTAAAGTGGTTTAGTGTTGATGAATAAGTTGAGAGCGTGAGTGATTTATATCACCTTTTTATTGGTGTCAGATTAAAAGCATGCCTAAGCTCGCGGATTTTGTAGAGCACACTCCACCCTTAATAGGCTAGTAGCAAATGAAAAATGAACAACCTCAAAAATAATACAGCTTATACTTTCCGGTCAATAATTTAGAGCCATTCCCCTGTATTCTGCTTCTACTGATGACCTTGCCATCACATTctgtttcttacttctccagGTAATCAGATTACTAGCTGTGAACATAAAATATCATGATGTAGGCCGTCTATCAGTAATATACtcagcccaatctgcatcagtaTATCATACCACCTCCATATGTCCATGCTTGTTGTACATAAGACCTTTTCCCAGAGCTCCCTTTAAATAACTCAAGATCCGCATTACCACTGACATTTGATCCTCACTTGgtgcatgcataaattgactcacCACACTTACCACATAAGCAATGTTTGGCCTAGTGAGTGACAAATAAATCAATTTTCCCACTAACCTTTGATACCTCTCCTTATTTATCGGGACTTGATCTTGATAGATTGCAGGATGATGATTCTATACAATTGGAGTGTCCACCGATTTACATGCCAACCAACATACCAGTTTCAGATAGCAAATCCAACCCCTATTTTCGTTGTGACAAGTATATCTCTTCTCAAGACCTAGCAACTTGACTACCTAAAAAATACTTTTAAGTCCCCCTAGATCTTTCATTTTAAACTTTTTCCAATGTCCATATGTTGAACAATTGCACAGTATTTCAGCGAGAATCGATGAGTGGAGACATATTTTACAATAGAGCTCTTTTGGAGAGTACCTGTCTGACAATTTTCCTCAATTCTAAAAGGTAACACATAAAGTGATTTACTAATTTCTGGGTGAGCACTTACCTTAAAATATCCGTTAAATCATTGACAGGTGCTGAAGGAGTGTGAGGGGGATTGTCATTTGAGCCCATTTGGACAGGCGGCAGGAGGAGGGAGAAGCCCACGAGGGCTGGCAGCATCAGACGGCCCACTTTCCGTGGTCTCAATCAGGAGGCCGACCACTTGGGGCTGTCTCAATTCAGCATGCCCACTGTCTTCCACATGCACAAGAGACGTATTAATTTCTGACAaatgtgtttttgtgtttttttttttttgaaagaccTTAATATTTGGCGGGTGAGAACAAACACGATGGAAGTCTCTTCTTCTCCGAGAGTTCTCTCCCCCTCTGTCAGTCGGAGTCGGTCAATATTTTCCAGCGCCAAAACAACTCTACACATTCATAAAGTCAGGATTTGTCTTCTGGATTTACCTTTCtatttttctcactcttttccATAAAATCCTACTaaatctctcttcctctctctaaaACTTACATTGCACAGCACCGTGCTGCAAAATTGTttcaagctctctctctctggggGCAACATTGCAAAGATTCTCAAGAATGTTCAAAACTTTCCCGGAAAATTCAAAGGGTATTTCCATGTTTTGCTCACTGTCCAAACGAGTATCTAAAGCTTGAATCTTCTCCTACAGTGGCGGAGAATAGTGACAATGGAAGGCGGAAAAGGCGTGGGGGAGAAGAAAGGAGCAAAGGATGTCGTTTTTCGGATTCGGTCGGCGAAGAGAACACAAGTTACAACAACGAAATCAGAGACTTGAATCTTGAGCTGACGGAGCTTCAGAGCCTCAGAGTCTCCGACTCTGCTGCGCCAGAAATCCCAAGGATGAGTCATACGCCGCGGCAGGGGAAGCCACCCAAAATCCCAACCGAGCCCGCTTCCCTGCGAGCTCCGCTTTCGCGGTCGGCGTTCTCGAAGCCCAAGCCAGTTGTTCCTGGTGAACAGAAGGTGACTAACGAAATTCCCCACTTGAAGTCAACTGCTACATTCCCCCAACGTGGCATCGCCAAGCTCCAAAATCGCATGCACAACACCGAGAGACGCTCTGAGGTCCGCCCCGATAACCCCACGAACACCGTTGATCGTGTAAAACTTAAGAACGCTTTAGAGTTCACTTCAATTGCATACCTTTTCAAAGAGAGGCCGCATGTATTTATATTCCATTTCAGATTACATCAGGGAAAGCAATCCCTATTTACAAGGctattcaaaacttcaaagatTACAACAAACTATACAAAGGATATATATCCCAGAaacaacaaacatttgaaagagttGTAACCTAAGCTAACTCTGCATGGATAAGAGTTTAGAGTGATCACAACTGCCTGAAGTCTCAAAAGCAAGAGTTGTTGAATAAGTGGCTGGCCAAGtggagaacaaaacaaaaaagcttttggctattaaacaaatcaaaagaaaaaaaaaaagacaacatgattatgtttcttccttgttttggggaaaagaaaatgatgatgtctctttggcttttttttaaagaaaagaataaggggGTTTCTGTTGGGGCACTAAGTGTGAGAAAAAAAGCTCATTTCGTTTTGGAGTAGAGAGATAAGAGAGCTGCTGAGAAAAGCAGAGCAAGCTGCAGAGCATCAGAAAAAATAGAAAGGGTGCAGCAACCCTTcgttgaagagaagaagaaagtgctcttctttttttgttagcaatcatccatcatagttgttgttgtaatagctttgagctatatgtatagagaagaaattatacattatatttctttctctatttgtttatgtgctgtgtgagagctattgggtgtattgggttatttgggttgtgagattgccaacactttgtaaactcccatttggttgatagtggattattgggtgagctcatactgctccgaggacgtactctaGTTACattgactgttgaggaacctcattaaaatcttggtgttcttttatatttttgtccttgcattccatttgatatatttcctgtgggttagcttgagttggttccataaggtttggtgttatcctagcacaacaattggtatcagagcactggttgctcttgggtactgtctagttgctAAAGATGTCAGACAGGCaagatgagaatccttttggaagcagctccgggtttgcaagaactacggtgcaaaatgcaaagttcgaagtggaaaagtttgatggcacaaacaacttcgggatgtggcaatgtgaggtcaaagatgtgttggctcaacaagatctacttgccgctttggAAGAGAAGTcggaagctatgtcgaagccggaatggtagaaattaaatttatgggcttgctcttcaattcggttgtgccttgcaaaaactcaaaagtattttgtgatgcggaagacattagcaagtgtgttgtggcaaaaattggaagacaagtatatgacaaagagtgcagagaatcaactacacttgaagaaaaagctctaccgcttccaatacaaagaaggtgcaaaaatgattagacaccttgatgcttttaataagttgattgccgacttgttaaatttagataaggatgttaaggatgaagataaggccttaatattgttgaattccttgccggactcttatgagtattttgttaccactattacgcatggtaaagaaactgtgaaatttgaagatgtgtcaaatgcctttatgaattatgaaatgaggcatagagataaaaaccatgatagtacctctgaagctttatttgttagaggtagatcatcggagagaagatcatcttctagtaggaaaaaatcacagtctcgacctagaggaaactctaaaggtagaaaacctttggaaatggatgaatgtgccttttgtcgtaataagggccattggaagaaagattgtcctagaTTGAAGACCAAAGacaaagaaagttctgaagctaatgttgctgaggttgaaacagatttttctgattttgctttaaccactttctcatcatttgattgtgctactaagtgggtgttggatacgggttatactcatcatatgactcctcacaaggattggttttcaagcttaaAAGAGTTTAATGGTGgtgttgtgttcatgggagatgacaatccttgcacaacaaaaaggattggtacagttcgtttgaagttgcatgatggcatgattaaagagttgacaggtgttcggtatgtaccgaatttgaagaaaaatcttatttctttgggaactttagaatccaagggcttcaggtttcattcagatgggcagacattgaaagttacctatggtgcacttgttgtgatgaaagctcctcgATGTGGTCATTTATATCTATTGCAAGGAAGCACCGTGACAGGTGAAGCGTCTGTAGTCttagaaaatatgggcacatctgattcagatactactagactgtggcatatgagattaggtcatgccggtgagaaagctctacaagggcttgtgaaacaaggtcttctaaaaggtgccacgacttgtaagcttgatttctgcgagcattgtgtcttggggaagtaaactagagtgaagtttggtactgctgtacatcagacgaagggcattcttgattatgtgcattcggatgtttggggtcctaccaagactccctctttgagtggtagacattggttcgtgacctttgttgatgattattcaagaagatcttgggtctacactatgaagcacaagagtgaggtattaagcattttcttgggttggaagaaaatggttgagaaccagactgggagaaagattaagattttgagatcggataatggtggtgaatacacatctGACCCTTTCTTGAAAGTTTGCAAAGAAGAAGGGATTGTAAGACATTTCAGTGTCaagggaactccacaacaaaatggagttgcagaaagattgaatcgaaccttgcttgagaaggttagatgtatgttgtctcagtcgggtttaagcaagtcattttgggcagaggcagttaattatgcatgtcacatcatcaaccggttaccctcagctgctattcagggtaagacaccaatggaggtatggactggaaaacctttttctgattatgactatatctgtatttttggttcacctgcttattttcatgtgactgaaaataaacttgatcctagagccaaaaaggttatctttcttggttttagtagtggtgtcaaaggttacaggttgtggtgctcagagatgaaaaaacttgtaatcagcagagatgtgacacttgatgaagaaagtatgtacaaagtctctgagaagaatgtgaaagatgtccaacaggtggagcttgagaaagttgcctctggtacttcaaatcctattttcGCTGATGTtgaagccactacaagtgaagaagttggagactatgaggatgttgaagaaattgaacttgaagattctattcaagttgaagagcaagtttcacctcaagagtctattgccaagaacagaggaaagagacaaattaccaagccagcacggtatagtgactatgttgcttttgctcttcctattatcattgatgatattccatccaatttcgaGGAAGCCATTGAAAGTGAGGAGAATGAGAGGTGGTGCAATGtcatgggtgatgagatgaattctctcttgaagaataagacttgggagttagctaaattgcctaagggcaagaaagctatcggttgcaaatgagtgtatgccaagaaggaagatgctaatgagaaaagcaatgtgagattcaaagcaagattagttgctaaagggtatgcacaaaaggaggtATTGACCACAATGAAATcttttctccggttgtgaagcactcctcaattcgcattatgttagctcttATTGCAcagtatgatcttgagcttgtgcaacttgatgtgaagacggttttcctacatggtgatttgaatgaagagatttatatgtgtcaactggatgggtatatagtgaaagggaaggagaatttgttttgcaaattgaagaaatcactttatggcttgaagcaatctccaaggcaatggtatttaaggtttgataaatttatgagaggccaaaattattttagaagtcaatatgatcattgtgtgtacttcaagaagttgcaagatgggtctttcatttatttgttgatatatgttgatgatatgttgattgcctcaaagaatgttgaagagattgaaaaattgaagaagcaaatgaagaatgagtttgagatgaaggatcttggtgaagcgaagaagatccttggcatggagatcactagagatagagagaagggtttggtcagtttgaatcaaagacaataccttgagaagttgattcggaagtttggagttcatgattcaacaaaaccggttagtacctctttggctcctcattttaaattgagttctctacaatgtcctaaaactgataaagagaaactgaaaatgaaaaatataccatatgcaaatttggttggtagcttgatgtatgcaatggtatgctctagaccggatattgctcatgcagttggcatggtgagttgatatatgcataatccaggtaaagagcattggcaagcagctaagtggatattgaggtatctccatggtactcgagatgttggtttatgttttgagAGAGAggactctggtattggtcattttgcagttggttatgttgattcagattatgcatgtgatctggatggaaggaagtctactacaggctatgtgtttactatggctaaagggccagtttgttggaggtccattttgcagtcgtctgttgccttgtctactacagaggctgaatatatggcagttgctgaagctataaaggaggccatttggatacatgggctgattagagatttgggggttgatcagaagcaggtggaggtacattgtgatagtcagagtgccatttatttggctaagtatcatgttcatcatgcgaggaccaagcacatagatgtgcgttatcactttgttcgtgaaattgttggtgaaggggaaatcattctccagaagattccaactaaagacaaccccgctaatatgttgactaaggttgttggtgtagccaagtttgttcattgcttgaacttggctcacattttgcctatataaagaaggcgttgagcagtaggagttttggagcatttggctcggcataagttgttctcttgctaatgtttgggagtgatgttgtgtgttaattgtgttggttggcttatcatggcgtttttcggaacttggccaaggtggagattatTGAAtaagtggccaagtggccaagtggagaacaaaacaaaaaagcttttggctattaaacaaatcaaaagaaaaaaaaggacaacatgattatgtttcttccttgttttggggaaaagaaaatgatgatgtctctttggctttttttaaagaaaagaataaggggGTTTCGGTTGGGGCACTAAGTGTGAGAAAAAAAGCTCATTTCGTTTTGgagtagagagagaagagagctgTTGAGAAAACCAGAGCAAGCTGCAGAGCATCAGAAAAAATAGAAAGGGTGCAGCAACCCTTcgttgaagagaagaagaaagtgctcTTCTTTTTTGGTTAGCAATTATCCATCAtagttgttgtaatagctttgagctatatgtatagagaaaaaattatacattatatttctttctctatttgtttatgTGTTGTGTGAGAATTGTTGGGTGTATtaggttatttgggttgtgagattgtcaacactttgtaaactcccatttggttgatagtggattattgggtgagctcttactgctccgaggacgtactccagttacactaaCTGTTGAcaaacctcgttaaaatcttggtattcttttatatttttgttcttgcattccatttgatatatttgttgtgggttagcttgagttggttccataagGCTTGGtgttatcctagcacaacaagagTCTCACGCTGACTTGGTCTAACAGATCGACGGCGGCGAGGAGGAAGATGATGAGGAGGTTTATAAGACTGCAAAGCTTAAGGTGCGTGAGAAGTCCGGTAAGAAGATGAAAAAGTTGGCATTAATTGAGTTGATTGCATTTGTTTGCATTGTTGTGTTTTTGATTGCTTGCTTAACTGCTCCTAAGTTGAAAAAAAAGATGTATTGGGGGTTGGAATTGTGGAAATGGGGTGTCTTGGTGTTGGTTGTTTTGTGTGGTAGATTGGTCACAGAATGGTTTATCAATGTTCTGATTTTCGTGATTGAGTTCAACTTTTTGCTTAAGAAGaatgttttgtattttgtttacgGGTTGAAGAGAAGTGTACAGATTTTTATTTGGTTGGGTTTGGTTCTTCTGGCTTGGAGTTTGTTGTTTGACCGCGGAGTGAAGAGGTCTAGAAAAACCTGTAGGATCCTAGGTTATGTTGCACAAGGTCTGGCTTCGTGCCTAATTGTTGCGGCCATATGGCTGGTGAAGAATTTGTCTGTCAAAGTAGTAGCTTCTTCGTTCCAATGCAATAGATTCTTTGATCGCATTCAAGAATCGATATTTCATCAGTATGTTCTCCGCACCCTTTCGGGGCCTCCACTGATGGAAATGGCAGAAAGAGTTGGAGGATCCCAAGTAGCGGTCAGTTGAGTTTCAAACGTTTGAAGGGGGGAAAAAGGAGGGGAAGGAAGGGGCCAAAGTGGAGGTGATTGATGTAGAAAAGCCCAAAAAGATGAACCGGAAGAAAATTTCTGCCTGGACCCTGAAAGTGTTGGTTAATGTAGTAAGGAGATCGGGGTCATCTACCATCTCCAACACACTAGATAGTCTTGATGATGAGGAGACTGAGCAGAAAGGTAAGGAGATTACTAGTGAGTGGGAAGCAAAGGCTGTGGCTTATGATATTTTCCTGAATGTCACCAAGCGTAGCAACAAGtaagaatttcattttttatttttcgaaaAGTTCAGCCGAACTTTTTGATGACTTATTTATCTTTAATTTCTCACTATTTTTTAATGGTAATGGACTAGGTACATTGAGGAAGATGACCTCTTGCGCTTCATGAAAAAGGAGGAGGTCGGCATTGTTTTACCTCTCTTTGACGGGGTAGCAGAAACTGGCAAGATCAAGAGAAAAGCTTTGAAGAACTTGCTGGTAAATTctaattgttttgttttatctgaaattttttattctttcattCTATGCACATCTGCGCAAAAGTTGCATTTCGAATTTACCTGACACTTCTGCACTGAAAAGGCTACAATGTATAAGCTACCATATGCCGCTGTCACACAAATAAGTCTTCAAAACTACCGTTGATAGGATCTTAATTCTACATgttgtaaccgttggatttcaattttcaagtttttttcagcAACATTCGATTTAAAATGAAGGGCTCTTAACATTATTGTTGCTTTCAGGTGAGTGTCTACCTTGAACGAAAATCGCTGGCACGTTCCTTAAATGACACTAAAACAGCAATAGAGAAGCTGAATAGGCTTGCCTCAGGAGTTTTGCTTCTGGTGATCATTACCGTGTGGCTACTTCTAATGGGATTTTTTACGACAAACATACTGGATTTTATATATCTCAGATTTTACTAGTGGTGTTTGTATTTGGTAATACTGCTAAAACCGTGTTTGAAGCGATCATATTCGTCTTTGTGATGCACCCTTTTGATGTAGGGGACCGTTGTGTTGTTGAGGGAGAACGGGAAACTTCGAAATCCTCTTTCTTCAGTTAACTTTTTACTTCTTCTAAAACAACTTTACTTGACATATTGAAACCTGACAGCTTATTGTTGAAGAGATGAAATATTGACAACGGTTTTCTTAAGATCTGACAACGAGAAAGTTTTCTATCCAAATTCAGTACTGGCTAGTAAACCCATCAGCAACTTCTACTACGGTTGAGACTATTGTGGCTCTGAAAGCCAGAATAAATGAGTATGTTGGCTTCAACTTGTTCTACTTCTCAATTATTTATTGGATTCAAATTGCATCTATATATAGAGGCTCTCTCTGCTAACAAAACCAACTTATAAAGGCATGTTGCGTTGTCTGTGGAATTTAGCAAATTATTTGAACCAGGTGGCGCTATTGCTCGCATTGTCATGACCTGCAACATTAGAGTTTAGGGTCCTTGGAACAGATAGAGTTTAAAAGCTGCTAGCTAGGATTCTCAATTGGATTCATCAATAAAATTGTTCTGTTTGGGTGATTCTGGTATCCCAGTATAACTTTTTATTCATCTGTTTTGCATCTTTTGGTGGTTATATAGCTTCTTTTTTTCGTTTTGCTTCTCTTTTGGTACGGGATCTGTTTACCTGTGATTTTGCATTGCTGTTACATGAACATCCACTGGCATAAGCGCACCTCTGATCGATAGAAATGAGTTGCTGAAGAGAACTGAATATTTCAGGTACTTGGACAGCAAGACTCAGCACTGGCTCCCTGGCCATAGCGTGGTGGTTAAGGATATTGAGGACGTTAACAGAATGAAAATGGCTCTTTATGTTACACATACCATAAACTTTCAGAACTATGGCGACAAGACCAATCGGAGATCCGATTTGGTCTTATAGCTGAAGAAAATACTCGAAGATCTTGGTATAAAATATCACCTGCTGCCTCAAGAAGTTCATCTCCGCTATGTCAGATCATCCACTGCAGAACTTCCTCCCACGTGGCGGTGATTGTTTCTGTGTATGCTGCAAGTAGGCATCTTAGGACTCATGACATTAACTTGAAATTTTCGTCGCATTTGGTAGCGGGAGGTGCGAATGAAGTCGCCAcaaatctcatcaaaacaaaaataaaaatgtaggaTGTGTTAGAATTCATCTCGGGGAAGTTTTCGATTGTTCGATTGAATAGCACTTGGTATGGATGAGTTTGATGAAGAATGCTCAGTGGAAGGAGAAAAATCTCAACTCTGAGATACTGAGATTTGTGAGAGCTGGTGGAAACACGATGCTGTGCTTTTAGAAACGTTTATACAAATTTTGAATGTATTTATGTTGATTGTAAATTGATTAATTTAAATGCATAAACTCAGTTTTTCTTCCTCTCTAGTCTCTACCCCTTTCAATTCCTTTGATTACAAGTATTATGTACATTGAGGACTGAGTTTCAATAAGATCTTAGACAGTGCAAAAGGACACCAAGAATTTAGTGCCCCTTTGTCCGATTaatagtttagtgttttttaaTTACCTATTTAGAGGGATACTGACGAGGGGCTGGACGAGATGATTCAAACAGCAAAATTAGGCTAGTTGCGAAGAATATTGTTTTCTGAATTCTTGGCGTTCGATTTGAGTTCACGATACTTTTTCAAAATGAGAACAACGAGACAGTACAATTCACAGCTTCATCGTGACATAAGACGGACTTGAGCATTTTAACAATATTTAAAGGATTAAAAACAACTAAACAGAGAATAAGTTGTATATAAATCACGATTAAGTATGTCACTAATATAGTGGTAGGTTTGATACCATTAGACTATTCGAATAACAagcatggttcaaatttcagaATCAACCCCAATAGGATAAGATAACCTTATCCACCAATCCCAAGTGGGAACCTGCCACGTCGGACAAAGATAATTGACAATCTTCCCACCTCTCATTAATCTGCCCCTTCCTCTTACCTCTATCACTCTATCTACCAAGAAGCACCTCACATCTGACACAAAAATTTCACACAGAAAAAAACACCagcttttagagagagaaaaccaagctagagagagaaaatggcATCAACCACAGCAGTTACAATGGCCATGCCATTGACCAATGCAACCCAAAAGAGGATCCAGTCGTCCGCTGGGTGCTTCTTCAAGCCACTGCCACTGCCACTGAGGCCTTCAAAGGCACTGGCACCCGCGGCGTCAAAATCGAGCGGGAGGCTCCTAGTCAGGGCTTCATTGAAGGAGAAGGCGGTGACTGGAATCACGGCGGCCGCGCTCACCGCCTCAATGGTGATCCCGGAGGTGGCCGAAGCGGCCTCAGGAGTTTCTCCTTCCCTGAAGAACTTCTTGCTCAGTATTGCGGCCGGCGGCGTTGTAGCTGTTGTGATCATCGGTGCTGTAGTTGGTGTGTCCAATTTCGACCCTGTTAAGAGAGGCTGAGgatattgatgatttttctaTCTTATTGTACCTGTTATGTAATGTTTATGTCTGTTTTCCATATGTGTAATATGTGACTCTTATTCGACTCGTAATTTGGCAGAAAAAACTGTGAATTCTGATATTTCGTCTTTCGTCTTTCGTCTTTCGACTTTTGTGCAACAATTCGAAACACAATGCAATCACAGAAGAAGAAAATCATAGAGGGCAACGGAAAACGAACAGAGAAAGAAAACACCATGACCTCAATGCAGAAATTTATATTGTCCCCGGGGAATACACCTACGTTTTACAGTGCCTACTATATAAATGCTAAACTGCTTCACAGTCAATAGATAACAATTTCAATTTCTGTGCAAACTTGCCGAATAGAAATGTAAATACTCCAAACATTGCAATCAGTTGCAACTGAGCTACATCCGATAAAATTTAACTCGATCGTGTACATTACCTAGAATATTTTGAAATCCTATCAAGCATGTATCTGCTCTCTGAAGAACAGTTCTCCTTATCCGCCTTCACTATGGTGATCTTCACCCTCTGCTCATCGCCATACATCTCCTCTTTGATTTTAAGCTTGAACAGAAACCGGTTAAAGATACTGCTCCGGACTATGTCTCCAAATCTTGAATCATCCTGCTCTTCGTACTTCAACAAGTACAGCTCCTTTGCTGAGCAACCCAAGATCTCTTCCCCAGTTTCCTGAAAAGCCGTCGCCCAAGTCAATCCAGTATGGTCTTGAATTTGGGCCTGAAGAAGATACCGATAATCACACTCCTCAAATTCTTGATTGCACCTGTCACACTGCCATCCTCTGTTTCCTGACCTCGACACCTTTTTGTTGCACTGCCTATCTCCAATCATCAAGGGACAGGCTGTGTAACAGAAAGAATCTGTCTTAATGAAAGATATTGTCGCCTTCACAGTGACCCAGTCTGGCTTATCTGATCTTCCAAGACCTTCATCCTTAATCTGAGAAACGGTTTTGCGTATCTCATTCTTAGTTCCTCCCGGAACAAAGTCTTTAGAAATGGAGACAGAAGCAGTATCCTTTCCCCCTCGGTCAAACCAGTCTCTCAAGGTAAGAGCATCAGAAATTTCTGGGTTTATGAATAGTTGTGTAGAATGAATTGTTCCAACGGACTTCCCACTGAAATCATTAATCTTCCCAGCTTTAACAGCTAAAACTGGGGAAAACCCAGAAGCCAACATCTCTTCAAGCTTTTGACCTTCCCTGTTGCAGACATCCCCCCAAAGGGTTAGCTCAACGCTCTTGC
Above is a window of Malus sylvestris chromosome 15, drMalSylv7.2, whole genome shotgun sequence DNA encoding:
- the LOC126602161 gene encoding uncharacterized protein LOC126602161, with amino-acid sequence MASTTAVTMAMPLTNATQKRIQSSAGCFFKPLPLPLRPSKALAPAASKSSGRLLVRASLKEKAVTGITAAALTASMVIPEVAEAASGVSPSLKNFLLSIAAGGVVAVVIIGAVVGVSNFDPVKRG